A window of Halomonas sp. GFAJ-1 contains these coding sequences:
- a CDS encoding chemotaxis protein: MKITASLSLTQKLLIAAAVPLVMGFVALFLFIQYQLNRDVPPLVENGAIRQVEARASEIEQWLGSYQRWLAGIAQSSELQQRVPVESHHDWLASRFPGDSSIESFFIADSRGNAVTHTGATADVSGREYFQDLVVNGRAERTLADPVLSLVSGEPTAVMVNAIVSENGERVGLVGITLSMAFISTLMESIDVGAGSYGLLTDSQGRVVAHPDADLRMNLNIHEAEAAGYIGADTMARQLGSQPSLHGSMRIPTGEQVQAFWSDVGETGWHLAILAPDQLFTNVTQQMVRSFLLQSAIIVGVLLLVLGIAIRRTLAPVKNTAVAMADIASGEADLTQRLPAHSNDEVGELAKQFNAFVERMQKTLLEVRSSTEAVLLSSNEMAAASGELSTRTEQAAANLQETSASMEQINSTVSHTAEAAEQANRLALNTAKTAQDGGASMQEMEEKMQSISSSAANISDITGLIDSIAFQTNILALNASVEAARAGEHGRGFAVVAQEVRNLASRAGDAAKNIRTLIDESVQHTQEGGALLERVVANMQTIQTSVAQVSDVIEEISAGTKEQSSGISQVNLAVTEMDTMTQQNAAMVSQSSSLASNMQEAAQALDSMLNAFVLDASRKKHLGQAVPSSIASAPKARSLANSANGAQHSGALPGKSSHQDEWEAF; encoded by the coding sequence ATGAAAATCACTGCCTCGCTCTCGCTTACTCAGAAGCTCTTGATTGCAGCAGCCGTACCCTTAGTGATGGGATTCGTCGCCCTGTTTTTATTCATTCAATATCAGCTTAATCGAGACGTTCCGCCGCTGGTCGAAAACGGCGCCATTCGACAGGTTGAAGCCAGAGCGTCGGAAATTGAGCAGTGGCTTGGCAGCTATCAGCGCTGGCTTGCGGGTATTGCACAATCGTCTGAGCTGCAGCAGCGCGTGCCGGTTGAAAGCCACCATGACTGGCTGGCCAGCCGCTTCCCAGGTGATTCCTCCATTGAGTCGTTTTTCATCGCAGACTCACGCGGCAATGCGGTTACCCATACCGGGGCGACCGCCGATGTCTCAGGCCGGGAATACTTTCAAGACCTTGTCGTTAATGGTCGCGCTGAGCGCACATTAGCGGACCCCGTGCTATCACTTGTCAGCGGCGAGCCAACCGCGGTGATGGTAAACGCCATTGTTAGCGAGAACGGCGAGCGTGTTGGCTTGGTAGGCATTACCCTTTCCATGGCGTTTATATCAACACTAATGGAAAGTATTGATGTAGGGGCAGGCAGTTACGGACTTTTAACTGATTCTCAAGGTCGTGTGGTCGCTCACCCTGATGCCGATCTGAGGATGAATTTGAATATCCATGAGGCAGAAGCCGCAGGGTACATCGGTGCGGACACTATGGCGCGCCAGCTGGGAAGCCAGCCATCGTTACACGGCAGTATGCGCATACCCACCGGTGAGCAGGTGCAGGCGTTCTGGTCAGATGTGGGTGAGACAGGCTGGCACCTAGCAATTCTCGCACCCGACCAGCTGTTCACGAACGTGACTCAGCAGATGGTGCGCTCTTTCCTGTTACAAAGCGCTATTATTGTCGGCGTGCTGCTACTGGTTTTAGGCATTGCCATTCGCCGTACGCTGGCACCGGTTAAGAACACGGCCGTCGCAATGGCCGATATCGCCAGCGGCGAGGCAGACCTGACACAGCGACTGCCCGCACACTCCAACGATGAAGTCGGTGAACTGGCCAAGCAGTTTAATGCGTTTGTCGAGCGGATGCAGAAAACCCTGTTAGAAGTAAGAAGCAGTACCGAAGCCGTTCTACTATCCAGCAATGAAATGGCCGCAGCGAGTGGTGAGCTATCCACACGCACCGAGCAAGCCGCCGCCAACCTGCAAGAAACATCGGCTTCCATGGAGCAGATCAACTCAACGGTATCGCACACGGCAGAAGCAGCCGAGCAGGCAAACAGACTAGCACTGAATACAGCTAAAACTGCCCAGGACGGCGGTGCTAGCATGCAAGAGATGGAGGAGAAAATGCAGTCCATCTCCTCCTCTGCCGCTAACATTAGTGACATCACCGGCCTTATCGACTCCATCGCATTTCAAACCAATATTCTTGCCCTGAATGCGTCTGTAGAGGCCGCGCGTGCTGGCGAGCACGGTCGCGGGTTTGCGGTGGTCGCCCAAGAAGTACGCAACTTGGCAAGCCGTGCCGGAGACGCCGCTAAAAATATCCGAACGCTGATTGATGAGTCGGTGCAGCACACCCAGGAAGGGGGCGCGCTCTTAGAGCGCGTGGTGGCTAATATGCAAACGATTCAAACCTCGGTGGCACAGGTCTCGGACGTCATTGAAGAGATCAGCGCAGGCACAAAAGAGCAGTCTTCGGGCATTTCGCAGGTCAATCTTGCGGTCACCGAAATGGATACGATGACACAGCAAAACGCAGCCATGGTGAGCCAGAGCTCCTCACTGGCCAGCAACATGCAAGAGGCCGCTCAGGCGCTCGACAGCATGCTGAATGCCTTTGTATTGGACGCGAGCCGAAAAAAGCACTTGGGTCAAGCAGTACCTAGCTCTATTGCGTCGGCCCCAAAGGCACGAAGCTTGGCAAACTCTGCAAATGGCGCTCAACACTCTGGAGCCTTACCTGGGAAATCCAGTCACCAGGATGAGTGGGAAGCATTTTGA
- a CDS encoding histidine kinase, with product MLTKTIEKQALEQTILASITIDERNRVVFFNAAAETLWGYAAREVRGQNVAMLIPQEMRSQHDGWVNQHRQTGRDRIVGSSREVQLERKDGSRLWVRLSLSKLKHRGKKFYNAFVQDVTAEKEARESISQTLEQAVDAVVSIDENNNIQFFNAAAERMWGYQRQEVLGENVKILVPDIHHAHHDHYIDRNRTTGEDRIVGTFREVEFNRRDGTPRWAQLSVSKIHLDGRICYTAFLKDVTEEVKQRKTFEILSLVANKTNNSVIITDPEGRIEYVNQGFSRLTGWGLDEVRGRKPGDFLQGEETDPETRQRISQKIHQHEPFYEEILNYAKDGSKYWISLSINPVHNPAGVLERYISIQANVTETKQLALAFTRKINAIGEAMVIIEWGSEWQLTESNRAYERLFAHDSAYTEAFKASLTPDVLEAMEKQDVVKHSASFAGPDGPLAFTCYWSALKTISGAVQGYVVFAADISDQKSAYTQTLQAMDDVLSSSQQISSVINAINKIATQTQLLSLNATIEAAHAGDAGRSFAVVAKEVRQLALNAHTSAAEISSLVQASQGQVKQLASAISRIQD from the coding sequence ATGCTGACAAAGACCATCGAGAAGCAGGCGCTTGAACAAACTATCTTGGCATCTATTACGATTGATGAGCGAAACCGGGTTGTTTTTTTCAATGCCGCGGCGGAAACGCTATGGGGCTATGCGGCCAGGGAGGTGCGAGGGCAAAACGTGGCGATGCTGATTCCGCAAGAGATGCGGAGCCAGCACGATGGCTGGGTCAACCAGCACCGTCAAACCGGGCGAGATCGCATTGTGGGCAGTTCCCGCGAGGTGCAGCTAGAGCGAAAAGATGGGTCGCGGCTTTGGGTGCGGCTTTCACTCTCTAAGTTAAAACATCGCGGTAAAAAGTTTTATAACGCCTTCGTTCAAGATGTCACCGCAGAAAAAGAGGCACGTGAGAGCATTAGCCAAACCCTTGAGCAAGCCGTTGATGCCGTGGTTTCGATTGATGAAAACAACAACATTCAGTTTTTTAACGCTGCTGCGGAGCGTATGTGGGGCTATCAACGCCAAGAGGTACTCGGGGAAAACGTTAAGATATTGGTTCCCGATATTCACCACGCGCACCACGATCACTACATCGACCGTAACCGCACCACAGGCGAAGACCGGATTGTAGGCACGTTTAGAGAAGTGGAGTTTAACCGACGTGATGGTACGCCTCGTTGGGCGCAGCTATCGGTCTCTAAAATTCATCTAGATGGCCGCATTTGCTACACCGCGTTTTTAAAAGATGTCACTGAAGAGGTTAAACAGCGTAAAACCTTTGAAATTTTATCGCTGGTGGCCAATAAAACAAACAACTCGGTCATTATTACTGACCCAGAAGGCCGTATTGAGTATGTGAATCAAGGGTTTTCACGCTTAACCGGCTGGGGGTTAGACGAAGTGCGCGGCAGAAAGCCGGGCGATTTTTTACAAGGCGAAGAAACAGACCCCGAAACACGCCAACGTATTAGCCAAAAAATCCATCAACACGAGCCCTTTTACGAAGAGATCCTTAACTACGCAAAAGATGGTAGCAAGTATTGGATCAGCCTCTCGATTAACCCCGTTCATAACCCAGCGGGTGTCTTAGAGCGCTATATCTCCATCCAGGCCAACGTCACCGAAACCAAACAGCTAGCCCTCGCGTTCACACGTAAAATCAATGCGATCGGCGAGGCCATGGTGATTATTGAGTGGGGTAGCGAGTGGCAGCTCACCGAATCTAACCGAGCCTATGAGCGTCTTTTTGCGCATGACAGCGCTTACACAGAGGCATTTAAAGCGTCCTTAACACCGGACGTATTAGAGGCGATGGAGAAACAGGATGTCGTTAAGCACTCCGCTTCTTTTGCGGGGCCTGATGGGCCGCTGGCGTTCACGTGTTACTGGTCAGCGTTAAAAACCATTAGCGGCGCCGTTCAGGGCTACGTGGTGTTTGCCGCAGATATCTCCGATCAAAAATCGGCATACACCCAAACGCTTCAGGCAATGGATGACGTGCTCTCGTCGAGCCAGCAGATCTCTAGTGTGATTAACGCTATCAATAAAATTGCGACACAAACTCAGCTACTCTCACTCAATGCCACTATTGAGGCCGCCCACGCAGGCGATGCAGGCCGTAGTTTCGCGGTGGTCGCCAAAGAGGTGCGTCAGCTAGCGCTGAATGCACATACGTCTGCCGCTGAAATTTCTTCACTTGTGCAAGCCTCTCAAGGTCAAGTGAAACAGCTGGCCAGTGCGATCAGCCGTATTCAAGACTAA
- a CDS encoding transposase, with product MVGRYEISDDGWAQIEDIVAPPQTMGRPRRDDRKMLNGVFWVLCSGAKWRDLPERYGPWSTVYDRFRKWRDDGTFEAVLSRLQLKLREDGLMDLDTWMIDATSVRATRAAAGGGKKGVQQNR from the coding sequence ATGGTCGGACGTTACGAGATTTCTGATGACGGCTGGGCACAGATCGAAGATATCGTGGCTCCTCCTCAAACCATGGGCAGACCCAGGCGGGATGACCGGAAAATGCTCAATGGTGTCTTCTGGGTACTGTGCTCTGGTGCTAAATGGCGTGATTTACCCGAGCGATATGGTCCTTGGTCGACGGTTTATGACCGGTTCCGCAAGTGGCGTGATGACGGCACCTTTGAAGCGGTACTTTCTCGCTTGCAGCTTAAGTTACGTGAAGATGGGCTTATGGATCTAGACACGTGGATGATCGATGCCACTTCCGTGCGAGCCACACGCGCTGCCGCTGGAGGCGGTAAAAAGGGGGTTCAACAGAACCGCTAG